In one Sesamum indicum cultivar Zhongzhi No. 13 linkage group LG12, S_indicum_v1.0, whole genome shotgun sequence genomic region, the following are encoded:
- the LOC105175082 gene encoding auxin-responsive protein SAUR71: MKKLMRRLSKVADSSQYCLLRSHSRAPDSLRKRSGGVPEGHLPVYVGEEMERFVVSAELLNHPIFVKLLNKSAQEYGYEQKGVLRIPCHVFLFERVLEALRTGGEARDMQDLLNSLSDELY, encoded by the coding sequence ATGAAGAAGCTTATGAGGAGATTATCCAAGGTTGCTGATTCTTCCCAGTACTGCTTGTTGAGGTCACACTCCAGGGCGCCCGACTCCTTAAGGAAGAGGTCCGGAGGCGTGCCGGAGGGTCACCTCCCGGTCTATGTCGGAGAGGAGATGGAGAGGTTTGTGGTCAGCGCCGAGTTGTTGAATCACCCGATCTTCGTGAAGCTGCTCAATAAGTCGGCGCAGGAGTACGGGTACGAGCAGAAAGGCGTGTTGCGGATCCCCTGCCATGTCTTCCTCTTCGAGCGGGTGCTCGAGGCGCTCCGCACCGGCGGTGAGGCGCGTGACATGCAAGACCTACTCAACTCTCTCTCCGATGAGTTGTACTAG